A segment of the Cinclus cinclus chromosome 3, bCinCin1.1, whole genome shotgun sequence genome:
CCATCACGATGCAGACTTTTTGTGGTCCTATATTATCATAGGCACCTATATTCTCTTCATTTCcatcttcttttttgttttgtattcaAAGACCAACTCAGCTAGAGACAAATCAAAGGCTTCTGCGCAGAAGGGCGGGCTTGCCAAATACCACTGGCCTCTAATTGGTCTCATGTTTGTATTCTTCTTGTTCTACGTGGGAGCAGAGGTCACTTATGGCTCTTATGTATTTACTTATGCAGTGGTCTTTGCTGAGATGACGGAGAGCGAAGCAGCTGCTTTGAATTCCGTCTTCTGGGGCACGTTTGCCGTGTGCAGAGGAGCGGCAATATTCGGTGCTGCTTTCCTGTCCCCTGTCACCATGATCGTGATGAGTCTCGTATGCTCTGCTACCTCCTCATCAGCCCTGGCCTTCTTTGCACATTACCGAGCCTCGCTGTGGGCGGGAACCGCCGTGTACGGAGCATCCATGGCCACCATCTTCCCCAGCGGCATTTCCTGGATAGAGCAGTACACGGTCATTGAAGGAAAGTCGGCTTCTCTGTTTGTGGTGGGTGCGGCGCTGGGCGAGATGTGCATTCCAGTTGCAGTGGGCTATCTCCAAGGCAGGTTCCATGACATTCCTGTCGTTATGTACACTGCCTTTGCCACTTCTGTAATGACGGTCCTGCTCTTCCCCGTGATGTACAAACTGGCCAATGCTTCCCAGGAGAATGACTTGAAAGTAGTGAGAGAGAGCGACACCCGGAAAGCTTTGCTGTCAAACCCGAGGCTTactgaggatgaggaggatgaggaggaggtgAAAGAGTGGAATGATGCAGACTTTGAGGTAGTAGAAATGAATGACAAGCTGAAAAACTCTCTGACGGACACCTCCCGTCAGATACCAGGGGGCTCTCCAGCTGAAGCCTCTCTCCAGCCCCATCTGGACAATATATTGGGCGATCCTCCAGTGGTTGCTGGTGGCTCCCCTGGGAGACAAAATGGGGATATTGACTGGGAGAAGAGTTAAGAGTCAAATCAgacttttctaattttttaaatggaaatgcaaTTGAATTATAGCTGTTGTCAGGTGGTTCGGGAATCCTTTCATAGTGGTGCAGAGCTCAGCGTGTTCATTTGCTCAGCGCTTTCTCCTCTTTCATTTTCAGCCTGCAGGGATGTGTCTTGGAGTGGGAAGGTCCTCAGTGATATGAATGGGGCAACATGATAAATGTTTGGCTATGCCAAAACTGTTAAAACGTAAGAGGTGTTTTCTAAATGTGAGGCATGCATCCAAGAAAGAGATGTTATAAtaactgggaaagaaagggattGCTCAGACTACTGAAGTTTCTTGAGGTGGGTGAAAGGTGCAGGTCTGAGGTGCTTTGCCACAAAATGGTTTCATGAGAAAGGAGAGAGATCTGTTAGGAGTAATGCTGAATTTTCTTACTTTGTGAAGGAGGAATGTTTCTACTGCATTTGAAAGTGGTGTGTGATCAGATCAGTTAAAATTTCTGGTGATGCCCAGCAGCTGTAAATTGAATAACCTTCTGGCAAACTATAGAAACGTTTGGTTCTGAGacagagacaagaaaaaaactggaaattatttcttaGGAGTGAAACCATGCCTTTGGGTGATTTAAAAGCAGTTTATGAGAAAGGGTACAAAATGGGTCATTGTTTATCTGCTCAAATGCATAACTCCAACCTACTAAACAGGGGCAACAAATCTAAATAATCAAAAGTATTTGTGATTCTAATTATGGCACTACCACTGAAACCAACAAATGTATGCAGAAGATGTAAAATTATCATGTAATCTttgaatggcttgggttggaagggacctttcaagatcatccagttccaacccattgccatggcaggggcaccttccattGAACCAGGTGCTCAGAACTCTATCCAGATTGACTTTGAAAACTTCcagggcatccacaacttctcagagcaacctgtttcagtgccttACCACCTCcacaggaaagattttttttttcccggtatctaacctaaacctactcactttcagtttgaagccattcccccttgtccaaTCACTACATGCTCCTGTAAAGTCCCACTCCATCTTTCTTGCTGGCTCCCTTCAGGTAAAAGAGATTACCCTGTTAAAGTCTTGGTACAGGAAACCAGAGAAGTTGCTATAACCTTAATTTAAACAACTGGCTTAAAAATACCATATATTAAGTAATGTGTTGCAATGAAGattggagaaggagaaggaattaTCAATGAGACATTCCTTTCCAGTATGACTACTTGTCCCTGGCCCACTGGATTGGTGACATTTGGGTTTCATGTCTTTGGGGATGACATGGAGATGGACTCTCCCTAGCAAAGAAGCCGTGGTTTGTATGTATAGGTTTATTGGTTTGTATGTGTAGATTTATTGGTGCTAAGCAGGAAACCCTGGGCAGGTGCAGCCATGCCAGGGAGCCCTCACagttaagaggaaaaaaacaataaaaaccaaaaaaacaaaagtagcAGCAAATGGCAAAATCTGTCTCTGAACAGTAATCTTGCCATTTGTTAGCCTGGAACTCCAAATTACTTGTGTTTTTTTAAGTCTGTGGGATCAGAGTGTACtcttgcttggggttttttaaccttgcacttttattaatatttttcttgctaAGAGGTTTCATTTAGTAACAAAAGGGCTCTAGGTGTAATATAACACAGAATCTTAGATGGATTTCCTTGATTCCCAGGTCTGCTTTTGTTCCCTCTTTTGTCCTCCAAGTGTGCAACCTAAGTTTGCATggcctttttctttctattgaGAAGTTAGTAAGACGCCAGGATCAACTTGTAGTGAAAGGTTTTTTGTTAATATCTTGCCATGTTGCAGggcctccctctccctctgctgctggtaCTTAAATGCCATTGTGTTTTTGACAGACTCCTTCTGCAGCATCTTTTTCCTCTGCAATGCATGAACCTGCACTTTAAAACGAAGCTTGTTTCACCTATGGCACAAGGGTTCTGTTTTCTTACAGAATGGTAATTGCTTGTAAATGCCAGTCCTTGCCTTGGCACAGGTGACAGGAGTGAGTCTGTGTGGTCCTGTGTGCTTATCTGGTTTGATGTGGAAGCAAAGTATGGTGAGCAgatttcactgtttttcctcttcctgtttttcctcctgctctgtgtgtggaAAGTAGGGGGTGGCAGCTGATGCTAAGGACAGATCCCACTGGtgcagggggagggagagggtgCAGGACACACAATGAAAGACACAGAAACTGTTCTGTGGCAGCTCCCCTGGCTTCACCTGTGTTGATGTTGCTATAAAAGTTTCCCTGTACCCAAGATCATGTTGCCagaagaaagtaatttaaaCAAAGATACCGGGCAAGCAGGAAGATTCTAAACTCCCCCAATTCATATGCTAATTTTGGATGAAATTCAGATCAGAATGTCCTACATGTAAGACTGTTCCTAGGGATAGTTTACTTTATATCGTTTGCATAATCAAGTACtgaaaaaccccagaaaatgaaatcaaacCTGCATTGGGAAATATGCTGTAATCTCTTAGAAGCTTATCTActgcatatatacacacacttaTTTGTGTTTCTGACCAGCATCTTCCCAGCAACTGTAAAAATATTGCACAaaacaaaagatttttctttttaactcctGTGTAAGTAACTTCAATTGATCCCCATTTCCTCCTTAAAAAGCAGGAGGCCTGTGTAGTAGGAATGGAACAACAGGCTGGAATGCCAAGGTAAGAGCAACCTTTACCCATGAATAAAGGATCCAAAAAGCACTGGCTGTAAAACAGTGGAAACGGAAGAATTATCTACGTAGAATCACCTTCCACTGATGTGTGGACATCTGCCTAAATTTACAGTCATCTTAGTGAGGACTTTGAGCCTTCAGTGTCTTAGTTCTGGTCTTAAATTTGAACTGGAATAGACAGAAAGAGTTCTCCTTATCCCCTAACCAGCCTGCTTTTAATAGCAGAGGCTGCCCTTGACTGAAAAGGCAATGCTTGAAGCAATTTAAAACAAGATCTAGGACATTTCCAAGTATGCACCTTGCGATTCTAGGCACCCTCAATGAACACAATTTAGCTCCCTGCTCTTGGATTTTGGTGTTCCTCAAGACTTGTTTTCAGACAATGAATTTTAGTTTTCACATGTTTAAACTTCCTTTCACATTAAACTGCTTCCTGGCATATACAGCTAAAGTGAGAACCTATTTACGGTGGAGATCTATTTTAAGTTACAGGCCCTCCAGGAAGCTTGCATATTAGGGGTTGATATTACTTGGAGTAACTATATTGCATTATTACTGCCCTGTTTATGCTAGAAAAGCCATCCCTCTGTTGAGGACAAGAGCTTTAATCCATGGATTAGATACCTGAATTTGATAAGAATTCTATTTTTGTCCATAAACCCAGGAATAGGTGGAAGTTGAGTGCTCTGCTCCAGTGTGAAAGGTAACCTCTTGCAGCTAAGTACTTTATTTATCCTGAGGCACAGCCAAGTGCTGGACTGTACTGCAAGCACTCACTCCTGGCATTTGCACTTTTTTATTCTGTACATGACCAATGCTTGAATGCAAGACAAAGCAAAGTTTTATGCCttgatgttttgggttttttaaaatttattttgtgtacAAGTGCATCACAATCTGCAGATGTTCTATTACATatgtagtatttttttattctgcttggTGTGGGTTTAATGTACTGTGTAATGTGACATTTACTAGACTGACTTGTGTCTTAACTGTAATAAATTCTTACCTGGAGAAGGCACTCAGGTTCCTCAATGTAAATAaagttttgttctattttttatACATCTGGAGTCTTAAATTTAAAACTTGGTCCTTTTCTGACTAATGGAAAACTGGAAATGTTTCTCTTCTGGTTTGGGGAAGGCCTCCAAGAACTGCTACTGATATTTTAGTTCCCaaagtttaggttggatactTAACTTTGATTTGAGCAGTCTTGTTTTTACATTATTGTGTGTgccagagaagggaaacaaattgagggtaaatatttttaaaacccatATAATTTTTTACCATATCATTTTATTCAACTTTAATATGGTTTCCATTATTAACTTCTAAAACAAAATGATTTCCAGTTTAGAAAACAATGCACTGACCACAtaattccttttccattttatacAGTTATACAAATATTCTAAATACACATTTTGTCAAGATGGTGGCAAATAAGATTTAACTGTACAGTAcgtaaggaaagaaaatattttaagcatatTTAGAAGCAATAGAAATGTCTatacaaaacaagcaaaaatggaataaaattttatatttaaagtaTTGCAACAGTCCCACAGGTTTGTAACAAAAATGTCTTTGCACAGTTCCTCACAATGCCCCATT
Coding sequences within it:
- the MFSD4B gene encoding sodium-dependent glucose transporter 1, with the protein product MSLPSSEPCSQEEAAASPPGSEPAALPHDPPPAPPASPGAVRGAGPRSPGPERPSEPAVGAMAEDRELRVRFIEPEEAEPEEGAAGGGWRCGRGADGAALRWCISGVLCASFLGLGMSIAVLGPTFPNLAANVRKNVSDIYYIFVGRSLGSLVGSVVGGVLFDCMNAALLLALSMLATAAGLYGIPWCKESLLLTTLMSVIGGSMGILDTGGNVMALNTWGSEAGPHMQALHFSFAAGAFLAPILAKMALGSSESEELAGAEKTNQSVLKSVPTASAASTTPAPKDHHDADFLWSYIIIGTYILFISIFFFVLYSKTNSARDKSKASAQKGGLAKYHWPLIGLMFVFFLFYVGAEVTYGSYVFTYAVVFAEMTESEAAALNSVFWGTFAVCRGAAIFGAAFLSPVTMIVMSLVCSATSSSALAFFAHYRASLWAGTAVYGASMATIFPSGISWIEQYTVIEGKSASLFVVGAALGEMCIPVAVGYLQGRFHDIPVVMYTAFATSVMTVLLFPVMYKLANASQENDLKVVRESDTRKALLSNPRLTEDEEDEEEVKEWNDADFEVVEMNDKLKNSLTDTSRQIPGGSPAEASLQPHLDNILGDPPVVAGGSPGRQNGDIDWEKS